One Phaseolus vulgaris cultivar G19833 chromosome 4, P. vulgaris v2.0, whole genome shotgun sequence DNA window includes the following coding sequences:
- the LOC137837718 gene encoding cysteine-rich receptor-like protein kinase 19, which translates to MIRELVITSMAFYSIFFLLILLSFLTFATPQEDANSDPVYLYHNCSGGKTTDDSTFQSNLKILFSSLIDNAPDNNGFYNNTVSPQNSSDSLFGLFMCRGDVPSQLCQQCVQNATQRLSLDCSLAKQAVIWYDECTVRYSNTSFFSTVSIRPRLALYNIVNISNKESFMSLLFQTMNKTADDAAVGKKFATREANISEFQNVYCLAQCTPDLSPNDCRRCLSAVIGDLPWCCQGKQGGRVLYPSCNVRYELYPFYRSINITSTPAWVPASKFGYADSRFSEDPTYLNHSCSTNVTADSTFKMYLEILFSYMSSNATNGKISYKGGVENTVNGLFMCQGGLPSRLCEKCVLNATHLISLECNAFQEAVIWYSHCMLRYSNRYFFSQVEKSPTFQMLNATSAFSLAPEQGFFTFTLSNLLANLAKETRDSDERYLIKSSKLNDLQTLYALSQCTQDLSSDDCRGCLEDIIGNIPWSLLGSVGGRVLYPSCNLRFELFQFFWVPDQLQRPTSDDPSPSSHNEKGKAHLRTIILIIAAMVVSTILFFLGYYLIKSKARKSVKTILKENFGQESVILEPMQFSLAVIKAATNNFSSENRIGKGGFGEVYKGILLDDRQIAVKKLSKSSKQGENEFKNEVLLIAKLQHRNLVTFIGFCLEDQNKILIYEYVPNKSLDYFLFDSQQAILLRWSERYNIIGGIAGGILYLHEYSRLKVIHRDLKPSNVLLDENMIPKISDFGLARIIETHQDQASTNRIVGTYGYMSPEYAMLGHFSEKSDVFSFGVMVLEIISGKRNTNSFNQPHGMGDGLLSYVWRQWRDQTMCILDPTIKEKYSEQEVIRCTQIGLLCVQQNPDARPTMMEVVSYLSNHLIELPNPDEPAFFLHGRMDSKSFPHSKQHSDGCTPFSISEMPTSQFLPR; encoded by the exons ATGATCCGAGAGCTAGTGATCACATCCATGGCTTTCTATAGCATTTTCTTCCTCTTAATCcttcttagcttcctcacttttgCAACTCCTCAGGAAGATGCCAACTCCGACCCTGTCTATCTATACCATAATTGCTCTGGAGGCAAAACTACAGATGACAGCACCTTCCAATCCAATCTCAAGATCCTATTCTCCTCCTTAATAGATAACGCCCCCGACAACAACGGATTCTATAACAACACAGTCTCTCCACAAAATTCCTCGGACTCTCTCTTTGGACTTTTTATGTGTAGGGGTGACGTCCCTTCTCAGCTTTGTCAACAATGTGTCCAAAATGCAACCCAACGATTATCCTTGGATTGCTCGTTGGCCAAGCAAGCTGTGATTTGGTACGATGAGTGCACTGTTCGTTACTCCAACACCTCGTTCTTCTCTACTGTGTCCATCAGACCTAGGCTTGCTCTGTATAACATTGTTAATATCTCAAACAAGGAAAGTTTCATGTCTTTATTGTTCCAGACCATGAACAAAACTGCAGATGATGCTGCTGTTGGTAAAAAGTTTGCTACAAGGGAAGCAAATATTTCTGAATTTCAGAATGTTTATTGTCTAGCTCAGTGTACTCCGGACCTATCACCCAATGATTGCAGAAGGTGTCTAAGTGCAGTGATAGGGGATCTTCCATGGTGCTGCCAAGGGAAGCAAGGAGGGAGAGTTTTGTATCCAAGCTGTAATGTTAGGTATGAACTCTACCCTTTCTATCGCTCCATTAATATTACTTCTACACCAGCGTGGGTTCCTGCATCAAAATTTGGATATGCAGATTCAAGATTTTCAGAAGATCCAACTTATCTAAACCACAGTTGCTCAACTAATGTAACAGCTGACAGCACTTTCAAAATGTATCTAGAGATCCTCTTCTCTTACATGTCTTCCAATGCCACTAATGGCAAAATCTCTTACAAGGGCGGTGTGGAGAATACTGTGAATGGGCTCTTCATGTGCCAAGGTGGTCTCCCATCTCGGCTTTGTGAAAAATGCGTCCTCAATGCAACCCACCTAATATCCTTAGAGTGCAATGCGTTTCAAGAGGCTGTAATTTGGTACAGCCACTGCATGCTTCGCTATTCCAATCGCTATTTCTTCTCCCAAGTGGAAAAAAGTCCAACTTTTCAAATGTTGAACGCCACCAGTGCCTTCAGCCTCGCCCCTGAGCAAGGGTTCTTCACCTTTACATTATCAAATTTGTTGGCTAATCTGGCGAAAGAGACACGGGATAGTGATGAGAGATATTTGATAAAATCATCGAAGTTGAATGATTTACAAACCCTTTATGCACTTAGCCAATGTACACAGGATTTGTCTAGTGATGATTGTAGGGGCTGTTTGGAAGATATAATTGGAAATATCCCTTGGTCTCTCTTGGGAAGCGTGGGGGGAAGAGTTTTGTATCCCAGTTGTAATCTCAGATTTGAATTGTTCCAATTTTTCTGGGTTCCTGACCAACTTCAACGGCCAACATCCGATGATCCTTCTCCATCATCCCATAACG AAAAAGGAAAAGCACACTTGCGAACAATCATCTTGATTATTGCAGCTATGGTTGTTTCAACAATACTCTTCTTTTTGGGCTACTATTTGATAAAGAGCAAAGCAAGAAAAAGTGTTAAGACTATTCTAAAAGAAAATT TTGGTCAAGAAAGTGTCATTTTAGAGCCAATGCAATTTAGTTTGGCAGTAATTAAAGCCGCAACCAACAACTTTTCAAGTGAAAATAGAATTGGAAAAGGTGGATTTGGAGAAGTTTATAAG GGTATTCTCCTTGATGATCGACAAATAGCGGTAAAGAAACTCTCAAAAAGTTCTAAGCAAGGTGAAAATGAATTCAAGAATGAAGTTTTATTGATAGCCAAACTTCAACACAGAAATCTTGTGACATTCATTGGCTTTTGCCTTGAAGACCAAAACAAAATACTTATTTATGAATATGTGCCGAACAAGAGTCTtgactattttttatttg ATTCTCAACAAGCAATTTTGTTAAGGTGGTCGGAAAGATATAACATAATTGGAGGGATTGCTGGAGGAATTCTTTATTTACATGAATATTCTCGACTCAAAGTCATACATCGTGATCTTAAACCTAGTAATGTTTTATTGGATGAAAACATGATTCCAAAAATTTCAGATTTTGGTTTGGCTAGAATTATTGAAACACATCAAGACCAAGCGAGTACAAATAGAATTGTAGGAACATA tggTTACATGTCTCCAGAATATGCAATGCTCGGACATTTTTCAGAAAAATCAGATGTTTTTAGTTTTGGAGTAATGGTTTTAGAGATTATTAGTGGAAAAAGGAATACAAATTCTTTTAATCAACCACATGGTATGGGTGACGGCCTCTTAAGTTAT GTTTGGAGACAATGGAGGGATCAAACTATGTGCATATTAGACCCCactattaaagaaaaatattctgAACAAGAAGTTATTAGATGCACTCAAATTGGTTTATTGTGTGTTCAGCAAAATCCTGATGCAAGACCAACAATGATGGAAGTTGTTTCATACCTTAGCAATCATTTGATTGAATTGCCAAATCCAGACGAACCTGCATTTTTCTTGCATGGAAGAATGGATTCAAAATCATTTCCTCATTCCAAACAACATAGCGATGGTTGCACTCCATTTTCCATTAGTGAAATGCCAACGAGTCAATTTCTTCCTCGATAA
- the LOC137838847 gene encoding uncharacterized protein: protein MDICFWKDSWLMGEALKNVFPRLFSISSNKHAKLSDLGSWSDGRWVWGLDWRRPFFEWEKSAADCLSQLLLGVEVVLGETDRWIWKGGGVQSYTVSSTYNLIRKDIEAVSSQELRKLWRSKAIPFAMVLAWRVLKNKLATRVNLSRRGVRLESLRLCLPSETGLVAWNTIWIGVISEIWSHRNRIIFNRGVADEKEVFALAQVKAWSWVSTSRLVSFSYSDWCLAPLECTRLVS from the exons ATGGACATTTGTTTCTGGAAGGATAGCTGGTTGATGGGTGAGGCATTGAAGAATGTTTTTCCACGACTATTCTCAATCAGCTCTAACAAACATGCAAAACTGTCGGATCTTGGGTCTTGGTCTGATGGGAGATGGGTCTGGGGACTTGATTGGAGAAGGCCTTTTTTCGAATGGGAGAAATCGGCGGCGGATTGTTTAAGTCAGCTCCTGCTTGGGGTTGAGGTTGTTCTTGGAGAGACTGATAGGTGGATTTGGAAGGGTGGGGGTGTTCAGTCTTACACCGTTAGCTCTACTTACAACCTTATCAGGAAGGATATTGAAGCAGTTTCTTCGCAGGAGCTTAGGAAGTTGTGGAGGAGTAAagcaattccttttgcaatggttttggcttggagggtgttgaaAAACAAGCTTGCTACCAGGGTCAATCTTAGTAGAAGAGGGGTTCGATTAGAAAGCTTGAG ATTGTGCTTGCCTTCGGAGACGGGTCTGGTTGCTTGGAACACGATCTGGATTGGGGTGATAAGTGAGATTTGGAGCCACAGGAATcgtataatttttaatagagGAGTGGCAGACGAGAAAGAGGTCTTTGCGTTGGCACAGGTAAAGGCTTGGTCTTGGGTTTCAACATCCCGGTTAGTTTCGTTttcttattctgattggtgtttgGCTCCTTTGGAGTGTACGAGGTTAGTTTCTTGA
- the LOC137837716 gene encoding cysteine-rich receptor-like protein kinase 19: MIQEQHIHSTSMASCNIFFILILVNFLTFETTQAETVSDPVYLYHDCSGGNTTVGSTFQSNLKTLLSSLSDNASGNNGFYNNTVPSQNSSDSAFGLFMCRGEVPSQLCQHCVQNATRRLSSDCPLAKQAVIWYDECTVRYSNTSFFSTVSLRPRVGLLNTGNISNQESFMELLFQTMNKTADAAASAVENKFAINQAIISEFQSLYCLAQCTPDLSLIDCRRCLSGAIGDLPWCCEGKQGGRVLYPSCNVRYELYPFYRSTEAPEDSELSEDPLYLSHNCSTNVTSDSNFKVHLSTLFSYMSSNATNQMDYKDGVENTVYGLFMCRGDLPSRLCQQCVLNATHRIFSECNSFQEAVIWYSHCMLRYSYRHFFSKVEKSPTFQSLINTFNDVTEQNLFTYGLIKALNYLLESAHLSSARYVTKSSQMDDSQTLYVLAQCTQDLLGDDCMHCLEDINKNMPFSQLGNTGGRILYPSCNLRYEFFQFYRDPQLQGPGNSSPPVLKEKGKRGLRTIISIVLPTTVSVILFIFVYYLIKRKARRSAKSILRENFGYESATLEPLQFSLAVIEAATNNFSNENKIGKGGFGEVYKGILFDGRQVAVKKLSTSSKQGVNEFKNEVLLIAKLQHRNLVTFIGFCLKEEHKILIYEYVPNKSLDYFLFDSQRTHLLSWSQRYNVIGGVARGILYLHEHSRLKVIHRDLKPSNILLDENMIPKISDFGLARIVKINQDEGNTIRIVGTYGYMSPEYAMFGQFSDKSDVFSFGVMVLEIITGKRNSTSYDQPHGVANSLLSYVWRQWRDETILSILDPSIKEKYSEQEVLICIQIGLLCVHQNPHARPSMVKVVSYFCKHLVELPRPEEPTFFLHGTMDSKESSSRPSSSGCIPLSVNEMPTSEFLPR, encoded by the exons ATGATTCAAGAGCAGCACATCCATagcacatccatggcttcctgTAACATTTTCTTCATCTTAATACTTGTTAACTTCCTCACTTTTGAAACTACTCAGGCAGAGACCGTTTCCGACCCTGTCTATCTATACCACGATTGTTCTGGGGGCAACACTACCGTTGGCAGCACCTTCCAATCCAATCTCAAAACCCTACTCTCTTCCTTATCAGATAACGCCTCCGGCAACAACGGATTCTACAACAACACAGTCCCTTCACAAAATTCCTCGGACTCTGCCTTTGGACTTTTCATGTGCAGGGGTGAGGTCCCTTCTCAGCTTTGTCAACATTGTGTCCAAAATGCAACCAGGCGATTATCCTCAGACTGCCCGTTGGCCAAGCAAGCTGTGATTTGGTACGATGAGTGCACCGTTCGTTACTCCAACACCTCGTTCTTCTCTACTGTCTCCCTTAGACCTAGGGTTGGCCTGTTGAATACTGGTAATATCTCAAACCAGGAAAGTTTCATGGAATTATTGTTCCAGACCATGAACAAAACTGCAGATGCTGCTGCTAGTGCTGTTGAAAACAAGTTTGCAATAAACCAAGCAATTATTTCTGAATTTCAGAGTCTTTATTGTCTAGCTCAGTGTACTCCAGACTTGTCACTCATTGATTGCAGAAGGTGTTTGAGTGGAGCAATAGGGGACCTACCATGGTGCTGCGAAGGGAAGCAAGGAGGGAGAGTTCTGTATCCAAGTTGTAATGTTAGATATGAACTCTACCCTTTCTATCGCTCCACAGAAGCACCTGAAGATTCAGAGTTATCAGAAGATCCCCTTTATCTAAGTCACAATTGCTCAACTAATGTAACTTCTGACAGCAATTTCAAAGTACATCTCAGCACCCTCTTCTCTTACATGTCTTCCAATGCCACCAACCAAATGGATTACAAAGATGGTGTTGAAAACACTGTGTATGGCCTCTTCATGTGCCGAGGTGACCTTCCCTCACGCCTCTGTCAACAGTGTGTCCTCAACGCAACGCACCGAATATTTTCAGAGTGCAATTCATTTCAAGAGGCTGTAATTTGGTACAGCCACTGCATGCTTCGCTATTCCTATCGTCATTTCTTCTCAAAAGTGGAAAAAAGTCCAACTTTTCAGAGTCTTATCAATACCTTCAACGATGTTACGGAGCAAAACTTATTCACTTATGGTTTAATAAAAGCGTTAAATTATCTTCTTGAGTCGGCACATCTCAGTAGTGCGAGATATGTGACGAAATCTTCACAAATGGATGATTCACAAACCCTTTATGTTCTTGCTCAATGTACGCAGGATTTGTTGGGTGATGATTGCATGCATTGTCTGgaagatataaataaaaatatgccaTTCTCTCAACTGGGAAACACAGGGGGAAGAATTCTATATCCTAGTTGCAATCTCAGGTATGAATTTTTCCAATTTTACAGGGATCCTCAGCTACAGGGGCCTGGTAATTCTTCTCCACCAGTTCTTAAAG aaaaaggaaaaagaggatTGCGAACAATTATCTCGATTGTTCTACCCACTACTGTTTCAGTGATACTCTTCATTTTCGTCTACTATTTGATAAAGAGAAAAGCAAGAAGGAGTGCTAAGTCTATTCTTAGAGAAAATT TTGGTTACGAAAGTGCCACTTTAGAGCCATTGCAATTCAGTTTGGCAGTAATTGAAGCAGCTACCAACAATTTTTCAAATGAGAATAAGATTGGAAAAGGTGGATTTGGAGAAGTTTACAAG ggtATTCTTTTTGATGGCCGACAAGTAGCAGTGAAAAAACTCTCAACAAGTTCTAAACAAGGAGTAAATGAGTTTAAGAATGAAGTTTTATTGATAGCCAAGCTTCAACATAGAAATCTTGTGACATTCATTGGCTTTTGTCTGAAAGAAGAACACAAAATACTTATTTATGAATATGTGCCCAACAAGAGCCTtgactattttttatttg ATTCTCAAAGAACACATTTGTTAAGTTGGTCTCAACGTTACAATGTAATTGGAGGAGTTGCTCGAGGAATTCTTTATTTACATGAACATTCTCGACTTAAAGTTATACATCGTGATCTTAAGCCTAGCAATATTTTATTAGATGAAAATATGATTCCGAAAATTTCAGATTTTGGTCTTGCTAGGattgttaaaataaatcaaGACGAGGGGAATACAATTAGAATTGTTGGAACATA tggTTATATGTCTCCGGAATATGCAATGTTTGGACAATTTTCAGACAAATCAGATGTTTTTAGCTTTGGAGTGATGGTTCTAGAGATTATTACTGGAAAAAGGAATTCAACTTCTTATGATCAACCACATGGAGTTGCTAATAGCCTTTTGAGTTAT GTGTGGAGGCAATGGAGGGATGAGACAATATTAAGCATATTAGACCCAagtattaaagaaaaatattcagAACAGGAAGTTTTGATATGCATTCAAATTGGTTTATTATGTGTGCACCAAAATCCTCATGCTAGACCATCAATGGTGAAGGTTGTTTCATATttttgcaaacatttagttgaaTTACCAAGACCAGAGGAACCCACATTTTTCTTGCATGGCACAATGGATTCAAAAGAATCAAGTTCTAGACCTTCTTCTAGTGGCTGCATTCCATTATCTGTTAATGAAATGCCAACAAGTGAATTTCTTCCTCGATAG
- the LOC137838848 gene encoding uncharacterized protein: MPFGEGASINRPPLYCGVNYQFWKAENKKAKFDWIAKNIITSALSSDEFFRVSQCSSTKEMWDILEVAHEGTSDAKRAWKHALIQEYELFRVQKGESICDVQKRFSHIVNHLISLGKTFDKEELNIKIMKCLDRTRQPKVTAILESKDLTSMFVASLFGKLREHELEINRLVVQESEESTTRA; the protein is encoded by the exons atgccttttggggaaggtgcttccatAAACAGGCCACCACTATATTGTGGGGttaattaccagttttggaag GCTGAAAATAAGAAAGCCAAGTTTGATTGGATTGCCAAGAacattataacctctgctttgagtagtgatgaatttttcagggtatCACAATGCAGCTcaacaaaggaaatgtgggacattTTGGAGGTCGCACATGAAGGGACAAGTGATGCCAAGCGTGCCTGGAAGCATGCTCTGATTCAAGAGTATGAACTCTTCAGAGTGCAGAAGGGAGAATCCATCtgtgatgtgcagaaaaggttttcTCACATTGTGAATCACTTGATCAGTCTTGGTAAGACTTTTGATAAAGAGGAGTTAAACATCAAGATaatgaaatgtcttgatagaacaAGACAACCAAAGGTTACTGCCATCTTAGAATCAAAGGATCTCACCTCAATGTTTGTTGCATCtctgtttggtaagcttagagaacatgagctTGAAATAAATAGGCTTGTTGTCCAAGAAAGTGAGGAAAGCACAACAAGAGCATAG